In the Bacillus shivajii genome, one interval contains:
- the thrS gene encoding threonine--tRNA ligase, giving the protein MSEVAEQIVMTFPDGAKKEFEKGTTTEEIAASISPGLKKNSLAGKVGGELVDLRTPIEESGNIEIITYDSDDGLEILRHSTAHLMAQAVKRLFDNVKLGVGPVIEGGFYYDIDMEHTLTPEDLPKIEKEMKRIADENLEIKRVEVTREEAMSRYKEIGDELKLELLEDIPAGETISIYEQGEFFDLCRGVHVPSTSKIKKFQLMQINGAYWRGDSKNKMLQRIYGTAFPKQSQLDEHLRLLEEAKERDHRKLGKELGIFTVNQKVGQGLPLWLPKGATVRRTIERYIVDIEERLGYDHVYTPVLGSVDLYKTSGHWDHYNEDMFPAMEMDNEDLVLRPMNCPHHMMIYKNQLYSYRNLPVRIAELGMMHRHEMSGALAGLQRVRAMTLNDAHIFCRPDQMKEEFIRVVELIEAVYKDFGIEDYYFRLSYRDPEDTEKYVDNDEMWEKAQALLKEAMDDMDVKYVEAEGEAAFYGPKLDVQVKTALGKDETLSTVQLDFHLPNRFDLTYVGEDGKEHRPVVIHRGVVSTMERFVAFLIEEYKGAFPTWLAPVQVQAIAVSDVHMDYVRKVEDELRKAGVRVHVDTRDEKLGYKIREAQMQKIPYILVLGDKEIETNSVNVRRYGQKETEVVSLEDFKCSIKEEIDNRTHNR; this is encoded by the coding sequence ATGTCAGAAGTAGCAGAACAAATTGTTATGACGTTTCCTGACGGAGCGAAAAAGGAGTTTGAAAAAGGCACGACGACAGAAGAGATAGCTGCTTCGATTTCTCCTGGACTGAAGAAGAACTCTCTAGCAGGAAAAGTTGGGGGAGAGCTTGTAGACTTGAGAACGCCGATTGAAGAAAGTGGAAACATTGAAATCATCACATATGATTCAGATGACGGCCTTGAAATTCTTCGCCATAGTACTGCACACTTGATGGCACAGGCAGTTAAGCGCCTGTTTGATAATGTGAAACTAGGTGTTGGCCCGGTGATTGAAGGTGGATTCTACTATGACATTGATATGGAGCATACATTAACACCTGAAGATTTACCAAAAATCGAGAAAGAAATGAAACGTATCGCTGATGAAAACCTAGAAATTAAACGTGTAGAAGTAACACGTGAAGAAGCAATGAGTCGCTATAAGGAAATAGGCGATGAATTAAAGTTAGAGCTACTTGAAGATATTCCAGCAGGAGAGACAATTAGCATTTATGAACAAGGCGAATTCTTCGACCTTTGTCGTGGTGTGCACGTGCCATCAACAAGTAAAATTAAGAAATTTCAACTTATGCAAATTAACGGTGCATACTGGCGCGGTGACAGCAAAAATAAAATGTTACAACGTATTTACGGCACAGCATTTCCAAAACAGTCACAGCTTGATGAGCACTTACGCTTGTTAGAGGAAGCAAAAGAACGCGATCATCGTAAGCTAGGAAAAGAGCTTGGAATATTCACAGTGAATCAAAAGGTTGGTCAAGGTCTACCACTATGGCTTCCTAAAGGTGCAACGGTTCGTCGTACAATTGAACGTTATATTGTTGATATTGAAGAACGTCTAGGCTATGATCACGTATACACACCGGTGTTAGGAAGTGTTGATCTATACAAAACATCTGGACATTGGGATCATTACAATGAGGACATGTTCCCAGCAATGGAAATGGATAATGAAGATTTAGTGTTACGTCCAATGAACTGTCCGCATCACATGATGATTTATAAAAATCAATTATATAGTTACCGCAACTTGCCGGTACGTATTGCAGAGCTAGGAATGATGCATCGTCATGAAATGTCAGGAGCACTTGCAGGTCTTCAAAGAGTACGTGCTATGACGTTAAATGATGCGCATATTTTCTGTCGTCCAGATCAAATGAAAGAAGAGTTTATTCGTGTGGTTGAATTAATAGAAGCAGTGTATAAAGACTTTGGTATCGAAGACTATTACTTCCGCCTATCTTATCGTGACCCTGAAGATACAGAGAAATATGTTGATAACGATGAGATGTGGGAGAAAGCACAAGCACTTCTAAAAGAAGCGATGGACGACATGGACGTTAAGTACGTTGAAGCTGAAGGAGAAGCAGCGTTTTACGGACCTAAACTTGACGTTCAAGTAAAAACGGCATTAGGAAAAGACGAAACGTTATCAACTGTACAATTAGACTTCCACTTACCAAACCGCTTCGATCTTACGTACGTTGGTGAAGATGGAAAAGAACATCGTCCAGTCGTGATTCACCGTGGTGTTGTTTCAACGATGGAACGTTTCGTTGCTTTCTTAATTGAAGAGTATAAAGGAGCATTCCCAACATGGCTTGCCCCTGTTCAAGTTCAAGCAATTGCTGTTAGTGATGTTCATATGGATTACGTAAGAAAAGTTGAAGATGAGTTGAGAAAAGCGGGAGTACGTGTTCACGTCGATACGAGAGATGAAAAGCTCGGATATAAAATCCGTGAAGCACAAATGCAAAAGATCCCGTACATTCTCGTTCTCGGAGATAAAGAAATTGAAACGAATAGTGTAAACGTTCGACGTTACGGTCAAAAAGAAACAGAAGTTGTTTCCTTAGAAGACTTTAAATGTAGTATTAAAGAGGAAATTGATAACCGTACACACAATAGATAA
- a CDS encoding putative sporulation protein YtxC — MLTIQFKDTQLCEAFYDQLCLSLHTFVGDKEFAFIEDKGDHSFLKIDLPCLKKNGANTSQVASVLTNVTIKEKLPLWLRDWVKEGFYYEDPYEVEAIVEYAKQLFLKGSNEVPLKVSFKKWQHGIYKLYDQFIYHSLQFSFDSFLRFRLREKKEELVEVVEKAIDEYKLEHDYQVMVASCRDYLQAHEPRIHTIHLLLDQSIAMYDNHGRQITEDELRKWCSNEISFEAPLPFSEWVISPTVSLAPKKLIIYPNHNYEGLLQTLFSIFEERIEIRSEENPSILKA; from the coding sequence TTGTTAACGATTCAATTTAAAGATACTCAGTTATGTGAAGCCTTCTACGATCAACTATGCCTTTCACTACATACGTTTGTCGGTGATAAGGAGTTTGCTTTCATAGAAGATAAGGGGGATCATTCGTTTTTAAAGATAGACTTGCCTTGCCTTAAGAAAAATGGGGCAAATACTAGCCAAGTTGCGTCTGTACTAACTAATGTGACAATTAAAGAAAAGCTCCCCCTTTGGCTTCGAGACTGGGTAAAAGAAGGTTTCTATTATGAAGACCCGTACGAAGTCGAGGCGATTGTAGAATATGCGAAGCAACTATTTTTAAAGGGCAGTAATGAAGTACCGCTAAAAGTTTCCTTTAAGAAGTGGCAACACGGAATTTACAAGTTGTACGATCAATTTATTTATCACTCATTACAATTTTCGTTTGATTCGTTCCTTCGTTTTCGCTTACGGGAAAAGAAAGAAGAGCTTGTTGAAGTTGTAGAAAAGGCGATTGATGAGTATAAGCTTGAACATGATTATCAAGTGATGGTTGCTTCTTGTAGAGATTATTTACAAGCTCATGAACCGCGCATTCATACGATTCATTTATTACTTGATCAGTCAATCGCGATGTATGACAATCATGGCAGACAAATTACAGAAGATGAGCTAAGGAAGTGGTGTTCCAATGAAATATCCTTTGAAGCTCCGTTACCATTTTCTGAGTGGGTGATTAGTCCAACCGTAAGTTTAGCACCAAAAAAGTTAATCATTTATCCTAATCATAATTATGAAGGGTTATTACAGACATTATTTTCAATTTTTGAAGAACGAATTGAAATTCGTTCCGAAGAAAACCCGTCAATATTAAAGGCTTAA